The following proteins are co-located in the Carassius gibelio isolate Cgi1373 ecotype wild population from Czech Republic chromosome A21, carGib1.2-hapl.c, whole genome shotgun sequence genome:
- the xrra1 gene encoding X-ray radiation resistance-associated protein 1, whose protein sequence is MTGLGIYKLDNGQSYPSNCFPIRSFFHSRNEGAGHWLVANRNTLEERTSKRKNISGSGFEVHSRKHEKRQPENASNCLDAQLILTRCCVDKPSDLCSVNISSQHLQTVRLESLEQFDNVAYINASDNHLTLEPFVRFPALRELDLSLNNLHNLEIHAEDFQKLEVLDLSFNNLTGESIINLGLLPRLKVLHLTGNRLQMLPLNMAGPCTYSGENTRQGVLLFQTLEVLMLDDNKLFSPGVFMSLANLKRLRHLNLQGNDISGVPFLEKVATLQDAQTEITPQSIGQNVATVNDTRTKYPEITTSQQKPEKKLKEDESRFEMHSGALQYRHERQEDGCALGLCLPFPELRHLNLANNEIAEEEALLPVALFPKLSELVIHSNPLTTQRSGDPPMLTCFLQDKLGIKITRKKTTDLIKRHIVLPVDPKRKVKSTVPYVHVPKFPSMTANQHATEMLCSKKCTGQDNPPPLEYGLTQVFGFSSQTSIDGEEDTDIDQEQFDLTSADISFEMNQNAEPFFVTEINGLNESEYQEDPDGERETELEMKKGGKACPEKLIGYEILLDDTSEPELPELSGIQQAVSVLEHMLKNLLVYRDSKANLDLPQKPYTEREKKIKNLPPLGPKKSKGKQVEELLDQIKEAKTIIKVPLDSVLEGGNGICKREYEEALTLLKDMKRKYRTAHLKRVEQAAQIKDEMMRNLN, encoded by the exons ATGACAGGACTGGGGATTTACAAACTGGACAATGGACAAAGTTACCCTTCAAACTGTTTCCCAATAAGATCATTTTTTCATTCAAGAAATGAAG gggcCGGACACTGGCTTGTAGCAAACAGAAATACTTTGGAAGAGAGGACATCGAAAAGGAAAAACATTTCAGGATCAGGTTTTGAAGTGCACTCTAGGAAACATGAAAAGAGACAACCAGAGAATGCTAGCAACTGTTTAGATGCACAGCTTATT CTTACACGGTGTTGTGTGGACAAGCCCTCAGACCTCTGTTCTGTTAACATCAGCAGCCAGCATTTGCAAACG gtCAGACTTGAGAGTTTGGAACAATTTGATAACGTCGCATACATAAATGCGTCTGACAACCATTTAACTTTAG AACCCTTTGTCAGGTTTCCTGCTTTGAGGGAATTGGATCTGTCACTGAACAATCTCCATAATTTAGAGATTCATGCTGAAGACTTCCAGAAATTGGAG GTGTTGGATTTATCCTTCAATAACTTAACAGGAGAAAGCATAATAAATCTAGGCCTGTTGCCACGTCTGAAGGTGCTCCATCTGACTGGAAACCGGCTGCAGATGCTTCCACTCAACATGGCTGGACCTTGTACCTACTCTGGAGAAAA CACAAGACAGGGTGTCTTGCTATTTCAAACTCTGGAGGTATTGATGCTTGATGACAACAAATTATTTTCTCCGGGAGTGTTTATGAGCCTTGCTAACTTAAAGAG GCTTCGTCATCTAAACTTACAAGGAAATGACATCTCAGGAGTCCCATTCTTAGAAAAAGTGGCAACATTACAAGATGCCCAGACAGAAATTACGCCACAGAGCATCGGACAGAATGTGGCCACAGTGAATGACACGAGGACAAAGT ACCCTGAAATCACGACGAGCCAGcaaaaaccagaaaaaaaattgaaa GAGGACGAATCACGTTTCGAAATGCATTCTGGTGCCCTACAATACCGTCATGAGAGACAGGAGGACGGATGCGCTCTGGGTCTCTGTCTTCCTTTTCCAGAACTTCGTCATCTTAATTTGGCCAACAATGAG ATAGCTGAGGAAGAGGCATTGTTGCCCGTGGCATTGTTTCCAAAGCTCAGTGAGCTTGTTATTCACTCAAACCCCTTGACAACACAGAGGAGCG GTGATCCACCAATGCTGACCTGTTTTCTTCAAGACAAGCTTGGTATTAAGATAACACGCAAGAAAACAACTGATCTGATTAAGCGACATATCGTACTCCCTGTCGATCCTAAAAGAAAG GTGAAATCTACAGTTCCATATGTACATGTACCAAAATTTCCTTCGATGACAGCAAATCAACATGCTACAGAAATGCTCTGCTCCAAGAAATGTACTGGACAAGATAACCCTCCACCCTTGGAGTATGGGTTAACTCAAGTATTTGGCTTCTCGTCTCAAACAAGCATTGATGGCGAGGAAGACACTGACATAGACCAGGAGCAGTTTGACTTGACGAGTGCAGACATATCCTTTGAGATGAATCAAAATGCAGAGCCTTTCTTTGTGACAGAG ATTAATGGCTTAAATGAATCTGAATACCAAGAAGATCCAGATGGTGAAAGGGAAACCGAACTGGAGATGAAAAAAGGCGGCAAAGCATGTCCAGAAAAACTGATTGGTTATGAAATCTTACTTGACGACACATCTGAGCCAGAACTGCCTGAGCTTTCTG GAATTCAGCAAGCTGTTAGTGTTTTGGAGCACATGCTCAAGAACCTGCTTGTGTATAGAGATTCGAAAGCAAATCTTGACCTTCCACAGAAGCCGTACACCGAAAGAGAGaaaaag ATTAAAAATTTGCCACCTTTGGGACCAAAGAAgtcaaagggaaaacaagttgAGGAACTTCTCGACCAAATAAAGGAGGCAAAAACAATAATCAAAGTTCCCTTAG ATAGTGTACTCGAAGGAGGGAATGGTATTTGTAAGAGAGAATATGAGGAAGCATTGACGCTACTGAAGGACATGAAAAGGAAGTACAGGACGGCCCATCTGAAAAGAGTGGAACAAGCAGCACAGATTAAGGATGAGATGATGCGTAATCTAAACTAG
- the LOC127941605 gene encoding sialidase-3-like, translating into MIDSMATKSHPEAQLALPARTALFQQKDGKTYRIPALIYISDGQTFLAFAEERSTPCDSDAKVLVMRRGSLQNGSLKWSPAQTLSSACLPDHRTMNPCPVYERKSKTIYLFFVCILGNASEYDQISTGRNQARLCYVTSTDYGQNWSQSTDLTNSVIGDDICNWATFAVGPGHGIQMKSGRLIIPAYVYYIHCRCCPFNLMLFNQFKVKPHALSFYSNDCGITWQMGEKIPMESCECEMAEIIDHADKSHLYCNARSTHGYRVEALSASSGTHFDNPHVAQKLVEPYRGCQGSVLSFPVPEPSDEAEKNPNDCLIQSDTKTWLLYSHPTNKKKRKDLGVYLNKSPLKTSGWGRPWIVHKGPSGYSDLTQCGEQFACLMECGEKSEIEEIAFVEFKLSDLMCS; encoded by the exons ATGATTGACAGCATGGCGACAAAAAGCCACCCAGAAGCCCAGCTAGCCCTGCCTGCACGAACAGCATTATTCCAACAGAAGGATGGTAAAACATACAGAATTCCTGCTCTAATATACATCAGTGATGGTCAGACTTTCCTTGCCTTTGCTGAAGAGCGCAGCACTCCATGTGACAGTGATGCAAAGGTGTTGGTCATGAGGAGAGGATCACTACAAAATGGATCCCTTAAA TGGTCTCCTGCCCAAACACTCTCTTCTGCATGTTTGCCGGATCATCGCACCATGAATCCTTGTCCAGTCTATGAGAGGAAATCCAAAACCATCTATCTGTTCTTTGTCTGCATATTGGGCAATGCCTCAGAGTATGACCAGATTTCTACGGGTAGAAACCAAGCACGGCTGTGTTATGTCACTAGTACAGACTATGGCCAAAACTGGAGCCAGTCAACAGATTTAACAAATAGTGTTATTGGAGATGACATTTGCAACTGGGCTACTTTTGCAGTTGGACCAGGACATGGTATTCAGATGAAAAGTGGAAGACTTATCATTCCAGCTTATGTTTATTACATACATTGTAGGTGTTGTCCCTTTAATTTAATGCTCTTTAATCAATTCAAAGTCAAGCCTCATGCTCTATCGTTCTATAGTAATGACTGCGGTATCACTTGGCAGATGGGAGAAAAAATTCCAATGGAATCCTGCGAATGTGAGATGGCTGAGATCATAGACCACGCTGATAAGAGTCATTTGTACTGCAACGCCCGTAGTACACATGGCTACAGAGTGGAAGCTTTAAGTGCGAGCAGTGGGACACATTTTGACAACCCTCATGTTGCTCAGAAACTCGTGGAGCCCTATCGTGGCTGCCAGGGTAGTGTGTTGAGCTTCCCTGTGCCCGAGCCATCAGATGAAGCGGAGAAGAACCCAAATGACTGCTTGATACAGTCAGACACCAAAACGTGGTTACTCTATTCCCATCCaactaataaaaagaaaaggaaggaTCTTGGAGTTTACTTGAATAAATCTCCCTTAAAAACATCCGGTTGGGGCCGACCATGGATCGTCCATAAGGGTCCCAGTGGATATTCAGATTTAACACAGTGTGGGGAGCAATTTGCCTGCCTCATGGAGTGTGGAGAGAAAAGTGAGATTGAGGAAATAGCCTTCGTGGAATTTAAACTCAGCGATTTAATGTGCTCTTGA